GGATCACGCCCCCCTCAGGCCTCTGGGAGCCAGAATTTCAGGCCTCCAGAACCGGGTCCATCCTCTACTTCCATCTCCAACTTGCAGTTCAGGTTGCGGGGCATGCTGGGGCTCAGCGGGGAGTGGACATGCGTCGACATTCATGCACCCGGTAGGCGCACATGTAGAAAATCCCTGCTCAGAAGCAGACCCCAACtgacccctccttcctccctcccgcctctgTCCGCCCCCCAAGACCTTTaggcccctgctccccccatAAATAGCTTCTGGCTTCAatgccagccccccagcccccgcacctGTTCTGGATTTGCCCTTTCCCAAGTCCTGCCCCACCACTAGCCCCGCCCCTTgggcccaacccccccccacccaatctCCTTCACTGGCCAAGTACCTGCAAAGAAGGTCATGAGCAAGGCTACCCAGCCCAGTATGTAGGACCAGGAAAAGCGCCAGTCCCCGAAGCGGCGGCCCAGGAAGCTGACGGTGACCCCAGTATAGACGGCCAAGGCCAGCAGAACAAAAAGGGCTGCGGAGAGATGGTGTCAGTCTGAACAGGCAcacaggggctctgggctgggcttGCAGGTAGATGTGaatgggctggtgggggggggggggggggactgggtgAGGTCAGGGGTTGAgctgagggtgggaggggcaaggggaggggcaggggaggggcaggggaggggcaggggcagactTTCAGTGTCCGGAGGAATGCGTGAGGCTTTTGTCTCCGTTCCGGGGAGGGAGATCTTTACATCCTTGATATTTTCTGAGCAATAGGAGTGTCTTTGTTATTCTAGAGGTTCTTGGCTCAGGCCTGCGTGTTCGGGTGACTCAGGATGGGGAGCTGGTCTCCAAATAGACACCTTTGGGATTGAGGACAAGGGCTTTGAGCTGCTGACATTAGCCTGATCTCTAGGTCGCCGCCCAGGATTTCAGAGTTTGCAATGAAACTTGGGTAGAAGGCAGAAACTCCAGGTGCCTGCGTGCCAGGGGCACGCCCTGACTCTCCCAGGCACTGCAGCTATGTGCTCGGACCCTCACGCTTCACCTCTGGTCTCCTGAACCGCGTCCTTTGTACAAACCGCTCTTGAGTCCTGGGACGTCCTGGCCGGCTTTCAAGATGATCTGCTCCTGGAAACCCCCAAATCTGCCACCAGTGGTTAAAAGCACCCTGATGACCTGCGCACCCCATTTGCAAACAAAACGAGGGTCATTCTGCTGGGCAGCCCTGGGGTCTGAGGCCGACTGGGTGATGGGTGCCAgaagaaatgaaatcaaaattGTTTTATTGCAGCATGTTGATCCACTGGTCCGGGTCAGACTGGCTGGGGCTAGgggtgttttgatttgtttttgtttgggggccacacctggttggtGCTCAGTGCCAAGAATGGAGCACCATGCCAGGCCGGTGTCtcacccctgtactgtttctctggcccttggGTGGTGTtcgcagtgtgtgtgtgtgtgtgtgtgtgtgtgtgtgtgtgtgtgtgtgtgtgtgtgtgtgtttgtagggaGGCTGGGGGGTTACTGGGGTTGACCAGGGGGTTCAatgaggtgtggggagagggggaggaactCACTGGAAGCAAACAGCAAGATGCCAGCCGTGAAGGGCCTGGAGAGGCGGGTGAAGGTGGGGTGCTGGGCGAAGGCCAGGGAGCCCAGGATGACGCCCAAGGTGGCACACACCGAGGCCAGGATCATGAAGGCCCGAGTGGCATTCCAGTACGCTGCGGGAGCACCATGTCACGCCTAGTGACGAGTACCGTCCCCTCCCAGAGCAGGAGAGCCTCACCCTCTCTGTACCACGACCctactcctccccccccccttccacTTCCCCTGCCCAACTCCTCATCACCCTTCCACACCCAGCTCCCAAGTCCTGCCCCCGGGAAGCTTCCCTTCACCCTCCACATtcatccctcccagcccctcccactcTGACTCCTTGACTCTCTGGCTCCCCCTGCAAGCCGTGCTCCCTGAGAACAGGGCCCAGTGGATTCGGCCTCGAAATCACAAGCCCAGCATCCCTCTGGTTTGCATAGGAGCTGAAGAGGCGTTGGTGAGTGAGTGAAGGAACAAGTGGAAGTTGGCAGTCTCCACGTATCGTCCTGCCAATCGCCGTCTAACCTATTTCCCTTCCTTTATACTCTCTGTTCCTATCTGAAAAGGAGtgttatatacacatatttgatttattttgtttggaggccacacccagtggtggtcagggctgactcctggctctgtgctgaagagtCACGCctgtggacttgggggaccatataggatatggggatcaaacccaggttggctacatgcaaggcaagcaccctgcccgctgtgctatctctttggcctcacaGCCTTATcttgcatatgtgaagccctggatttgattctttgcaccacccaaaataaaaaatactaataattCTCCACCCAGTGCTAACATGTATGATTTTTCCCCTGGCTCTCCCAGTGCCAGCCATTCCCAATGCGTAGGGCAGTTTCCATGCATCCGGGCAAGCCCGGTTCAACCCCCGACATCACATGGGGGTCgtcagcactgctaggagcacaAAATTAGGAATCAGCTGAgtaataacacagcagggagggcacttgccttgcacatagccgacccagccctgccaggagtgatccccaagcacagagccaggagtcagctccgaacactgctgggtggagcCCTGTTCTCCCTGTCccaataaaatagaatagaagggctagatgcttgcctggcatgcagccactctgggttcaattcctggcaccccacatggtcccctgagcctgccaagagagatccctgagcggagtcaggagtcagccctgagcatcatgaggtgtgactccccaaaacaacatcaaaagttaaattaaataaaaatgaaaacaaaagtagtGAAGTGCCATCTCGGTCATCGGTCACCCTCGCTTCTCCGAGTGACTGGAGCTGGCGCTCCCCACTCAGCCCTCACCCCTACATGCTGGCCCTGTCCCAGGGAAAGCCCGTCCATGTGTGCATGCCGGCCACTGTCCCCGTCCAGCAGGAGGGCTGTGGGATCTCACCGATGCCCTCCGTCTGCAGGAAGCACTTGTTGCCCAGGCAGTAACGCCACAGGCCCTGGTGGGCGAAGGCCCCCGACAGCCTGTACTGCATCCAGTGGTCAGTCGCCGTGGCCACCACCAGGAGGATGGTCCCGACCCAGGCACAGAAGAGGCCGCCACCCATGAAGCTGTGCATGGTGGcctgtgggggagaggagaggcggtAAGGGACCTCCACTggatctgagggaggaggctggggtttGGACTCCAGGCCTAAGGGAGGAAGCTGAGAAGTCTGGACTCTgaatctgagggaggaggctgtggGGGTCTGAGCCctaggtctgagggaggaggtgctgggggctctgGACCCCTGGGTCTCAGGGAGAAGTGGGGAGTCACAGTTCTAAGCCAAGATGGGCTGGACACGAGGATACCCACCTCTGGGggcggcagggctgggctggtgcAGCAGGACCCTgtgaggaaggggctggggggctggcaggaggagGAGCCCTCAGGTGCCCGCCTGGCCCttacctgtgtggcagagcctgccCGGAGCCCCCGTCTGCTCAGCCGCTCTCTGCAGACTGACTGAACAGACTGCTGGCCTctctgccctgggccccccaAATCCCTTAAGCCTGCCACACAATGGCCCCGCGGACCAGCAACTTCCAGCGAGCAGAAGTGCAGTGTCTGCAGAGGCCCCGAATGGAAACCGCTGAAGCAGGGGTCCCGGCGCCCGCCCACCCGCCGGTCACTCGCCgagcctccaccccagcccctgcggCATGACGGCAGGGCACGCACACACACTACCCGGCCGCCCAAGCGCAcgcagactcacacacaggcagtGGGATGCACCTTTTATTGCCCCAGCAGAATTCCCTCCCCGCCAGGGGGctgggaaatggggtggggggtctgcaTGCTTCGGACCAAAAGGAGTGATGGGGGGGTGACAGGGCTTGTCCCAGCTGGCCTGGATGGGACGAAGTGAACGGTGGAGTGGGGTGTCTGGGCATGATTGGGGTGGAATTAGGGCTGAGGGTTGGACTGGcctgactgggggtggggggatgaggaaGCGGCGTGGCGGGGAGGAGGAAGGCTCAAGGCTCAGCGCTTGGTGGGAaacggggaaggggctggagtgtcactattgtcaggagtgattggGGGCACGGTGCAAGGCATGGCTTGCGGTGTGGGTACGGGGCTTAGGAGGTGCTTTTAGGGTCCAGTCCCTGAAgtttggggagaagggagggagtttGGGGTACGTCTGACAGGAACAGGCCTCCTGGTGCGGAGCAGGGGTCTCAGGAGCCTAATACTCAGTCTCCCAGTCCTCCTCCGCGGGGGCTCCGTCCGGGGCTGCTTCCAGCCGTCTGGGTTCCTTCTTGCCCTCCTGCGTGGGTGAGGTCcgtggtgatggtgttggtggggtcctggggccagACGCAGGGTACCCTCTGTGTGCCCTCTCTGGCTGCTCAGCCCGCCCggagccccagggctgctgcctggGACCCCGGCCTGGCCTCGGCCGCCTATCCCACCTGCCCCGGGTTTGGGGTGCGCTGCCAGCAGGGCCGGGCTGCGGGGGCTGGCAAGGGGGCACACAGGCGCAGTTGGGCAGGGCGTAGGCCCCCAGCAACGCACTGTGCAGCAGAGAGGACAGGGCGTCCAGCCGGATGGGGATGGTGACTGAGGCCAGGTTTTCCGGGAGCCCCAGGTGGGCAGGACTTGGGGTGCCCAGGAGAGCAGGTGGCAGGCCTGGGAAGGACGAGGTGGGCCATGGCTCCGTGCCAGGCGGCGGCAGGGACGGGCTGTTTCTAGAAAGGACGGGGCAATGGTTGACAGTGTCCCTGTCTGCCCCCTTTCCTCCCGGCAACCCTGTGGCTCCGGGGTCTCCAGAGTGCCTGcgtccccctcctcctttctctgcccccacctccccaaccactgcacccctccactccctctattccttcctgtctctcccaGCAGACGGCCTGGCCAAGATTCCAATCCCAAGGGGACAGGACAGTtgactcaggcttgatccccTGCCTCACAAAGGGCCCCCCTAGTCCTGCcaaaagcaaaccctgagcactgccagtgtagcCCCACAAACCAAACaagaccaaaaataataattgtcacactgttgtcccgttgttcatcgatttgcttgagcgggcatcagtaacgtctccatagtgagatttgttaccggttttggcatatcgagtacaataatttaaaaacaaaataaaatggatagTAATCATAATGAAGGTGCGTATTAAATGGCTGGGACTGAGAAATCCTGCAGGCCTCGGGGCATCTGGCGTGCAGGaagctgcagcccccacccctgtgcccGGACACGGTCCTCCTAACTCCTCTCAGCTCCTCGGGGGTCATGAGCAGTGcgccagaaacagcccctgagcactgtgtcaggagcagcccctgagcaccgtggggatagtccccagctcccacccagcAAACAAGCAGAGTGGTATGTCCGCAACCCCACAGCTGTCCCGAGCATCCTCCCTGTTctggctctctttttttttgttactcctggctctgcactcaggaattactcctggaggtgcttgggggaccatatgggataccggagatcgaacccgggtcggccgcgtgcaaggcaaacgccctacagctgtgctattgctccagcccctatccccaGCTCTTTCTAGGCCTTTCCACCCCCGCGCGGATCGTGCTGGGGGCCCCATCTTCTCactggccccctcccctcctctcccgggCCTCCCCACGTGGCTCATGGGTCTCTTACCCCTCCTGTGTGGTCCCTTCCTTTTGCTGTTCCATCTTTACTGGGTTTCACAAGTTTCTTCCAGCACCTTCACCTGGAATTTTCTAGGGCTCCGGGAGGCAGGGCGCGGGCGGTGGGTGGGGCAACAGAAGCAGTAAGGGGGCACTGGTGATGGGCGGGGCTATGCTGTGGGGGGCACGGTGAAGGCGGGGCCACCGCAGTGGGCGGAGCAatggtgggggtgtggtgggaggggctTCGCACACTACAGGGCGGGGCTTCCCTGGTCCAGATTCCAGTTATTcactcccacctcctccctcagacccagggtTCAGAACTCCCTGCGCCCTCATCTTTcctctttgtttccacttgcattcCTGGTGTCTCCACAGGTAATACCTAAACCCCAGGGCTCTCAGAAATCCTAAAGTAGTGAAGGTGCTTtgagggctagagccatagcacagcggatagggcgctgCTCATCCGGGTTTGACCCtgcccagccccgagccccccacaaccacatagggtccccgaacctggtcagaagtgatccctgagtgcagagccaggagtcagccctgagcacctctggcgtTTTTCCCCACAACCAAAAATGAACTATaatgggaaaattaaaataaaaattcaattgaCTATTGACAGGGAAGTGTGGGCATCTGTCACTCCCCATGGCAAAGGCGagtattactactactactactactactactactactactactactactactactactactactactactattggTTGAGGTGTAGGTGAAGATTGGCTTCAAATCGACTTGATttggttccatctctggccctGACAGGAATGACCCCGAAACATGAGCTTATATCCTGGTCTCTGCCTCAGTTTGCCCCTCGGAGAAGTGGGGCTGCTCTCACATTCCAGGCTCCTGAAAGGCTCAAAGGCCACCAGGCACGTGAGTGAAGCAGTCAAAAGCCTCAACTATGATCAGTCTCGGCAAATGGGGCTGACCTGTGTTTTGCTTGTAGTCATGACTATATTTTCCTGAGAAGCAGCAGTCACCCTCAAATACACTTAAGAAGCAGTATatctgaggggtgggggtgtggctctgtggtagaattcatcccaggttcatcccctggcaccccaagatGGATGCAGAATGCTTACATGCTTTTCTCACGTAAGACACAAATAGGACATTTCCTAGAAGAGTGAGCACAACGTGAGGGGTGAAAGCAGGGCTGGGGTACAAAGGCACAGGAAGAAGAATAAGTGCTTCTCAAAGTGGACAATAGCCCCTTGACAAGGGGTGGGGTTCTGGAACCTTCTAGGGAGACATAATAGCCTGTGGTGCTACAGGGGTGGCTGGAGAACTCCGGGGAGTGGTAGTAGCCACTGGTACAGTTGAGGGGTACTCTGTTAGTTTAAAGAAGGTAGACTTCAGGGGTCAGGgaaatagaacaggggttaaagcacttgccttccctGTGGTccaccctggttcagtccccggtaccacatatggtcccctgggcaccaccagggggcacccctgaacagagccaggaacagccactgagcactgctgggtatggcccaatccttcctccaatcatcatcatcatcatcatcatcatcatcatcatcatcatcatcatcatcatcccgttgatccttgaatttcttgagcggtctcagtaatgtctccattcgtcctagccctgagattttagaagcttctctttacttgtccttctgaATGaagccgcattggaggctctttcagggtcaggggaatgagacccaccttgttattggttttggcacatgaatacaccatgggagttttcaaggctctcccatgtgggcaggaaactcttggtagcttgccagtttatcccagaggtagaagtaggctataagatat
This Sorex araneus isolate mSorAra2 chromosome 8, mSorAra2.pri, whole genome shotgun sequence DNA region includes the following protein-coding sequences:
- the LIM2 gene encoding lens fiber membrane intrinsic protein, giving the protein MHSFMGGGLFCAWVGTILLVVATATDHWMQYRLSGAFAHQGLWRYCLGNKCFLQTEGIAYWNATRAFMILASVCATLGVILGSLAFAQHPTFTRLSRPFTAGILLFASTLFVLLALAVYTGVTVSFLGRRFGDWRFSWSYILGWVALLMTFFAGIFYMCAYRVHECRRMSTPR
- the C8H19orf84 gene encoding uncharacterized protein C19orf84 homolog, with product MEQQKEGTTQEGNSPSLPPPGTEPWPTSSFPGLPPALLGTPSPAHLGLPENLASVTIPIRLDALSSLLHSALLGAYALPNCACVPPCQPPQPGPAGSAPQTRGRWDRRPRPGRGPRQQPWGSGRAEQPERAHRGYPASGPRTPPTPSPRTSPTQEGKKEPRRLEAAPDGAPAEEDWETEY